Proteins encoded by one window of Leishmania infantum JPCM5 genome chromosome 32:
- a CDS encoding putative dynein light intermediate chain: protein MPGSPVDRKPEASRNGGQKGAAEHLQPPRRPSKTPSEEGAESPLRQSQELSETPTTAATGTSASIVIDPTKDLWQNITRNIKDANVEQTETSLVMVGASGSGKTTLLHRIYTSFQSSSSGSGPKRVKATTALDYSFARRSERNVAPVAHFWEIAQGTQFSQLLDIVLTPENVHAVAAAVVVDASEEGLPVSWETATYWLRRLDQRVSDISQRMKAKGSTTPAKILTRAQKAIGLDHPDLKRMRLSGIPTVLVVNKIDAFRGDMQQLKLLCRSMRYLAHLYGAHVVFTSEQESVRWRALMNFTLFQAPFDPKYLQTDPERSAVLLTVDRDSFLDIGDPDVSRLGGSVSTGDAELDRWKAPFDEAFPPKKLNEDKVMDDPFIRRLYDTAEGGFGDPVIDALRKQKDEELEQYRKKSSNAANASKAK from the coding sequence ATGCCCGGCTCACCTGTGGATAGAAAGCCTGAGGCCTCGAGAAACGGTGGGCAGAAGGGTGCCGCTGAGCatctgcagccgccgcgcaggcctTCAAAGACGCCGTCTGAAGAAGGCGCCGAGTCGCCCCTGCGGCAGTCGCAGGAGCTCTCCGAGACCCCgaccactgccgccaccggcaccagTGCGAGCATTGTCATCGATCCCACAAAGGATCTCTGGCAGAACATCACGCGAAATATCAAGGACGCTAACGTCGAGCAGACGGAGACGAGCCTGGTCATGGTCGGAGCCtctggcagcggcaagacgaCTCTTCTCCACCGCATCTATACCTCTTTTCAGAGCAGCTCGAGTGGATCTGGCCCTAAGAGGGTAaaggcgacgacggcgctggacTACAGCTTCGCCCGCCGATCGGAGCGCAACGTGGCGCCCGTGGCACATTTCTGGGAGATCGCGCAAGGGACGCAGTtctcgcagctgctggacaTTGTGTTGACGCCGGAGAACGTgcacgccgtggcggcggcggtggtggtggacgcgAGTGAAGAAGGGCTGCCGGTGTCATGGGAGACAGCCACGTACTGGTTGCGCCGACTCGACCAGCGCGTCAGCGATATTTCGCAGCGCATGAAGGCGAAGGGGTCGACCACGCCAGCGAAAATCCTGACCCGTGCGCAGAAGGCTATCGGGCTCGACCATCCAGATCTGAAGCGCATGCGACTCAGCGGGATTCCGACGGTGCTTGTCGTCAACAAGATCGACGCGTTCCGTGGCGACATGCAGCAATTGAAACTCTTGTGCCGTAGCATGCGCTACCTCGCCCACCTGTACGGCGCCCACGTCGTCTTCACCAGCGAGCAGGAGAGCGTGCGATGGCGCGCGCTGATGAACTTCACTCTCTTTCAAGCCCCGTTCGACCCCAAGTACTTGCAGACAGATCCGGAGCGGAGTGCCGTGTTGCTGACGGTCGACCGCGACAGTTTCTTGGACATTGGCGACCCCGATGTGAGTcggctcggcggcagcgtcagtACCGGCGACGCGGAACTGGATCGCTGGAAGGCGCCCTTTGACGAGGCGTTTCCGCCAAAGAAGCTGAACGAGGACAAGGTAATGGACGATCCTTTCATCCGCCGCCTGTACGACACAGCGGAGGGCGGCTTCGGCGATCCGGTGATCGACGCCTTGCGCAAGCAGAAGGatgaggagctggagcagtaccgcaagaagagcagcaacgccgccaaCGCCAGCAAGGCCAAgtga
- a CDS encoding putative kinase yields the protein MEAYEILGILGEGTYGVVVKARSRVTGKLVAIKRFKQTEQDEHVRKTSSREVRMLQLLQHPNVIRLEDVFRREGKLYLVFEFIDQTILQLLESTTRGLHRRELRRYTYQLLRGIEFCHNHNVIHRDVKPENVLIDESGLLKLCDFGFARQTSAKGKYTDYVATRWYRAPELLVGDVAYGKPVDVWALGCMFAELSDGQPLFPGESDLDQLCLIMQTCGPVPQRLVFIFMHNPLYNGISFPHTDILYTLKERYHRESNDWLEFLSSCLHTDPAQRLTCTELMELPYFTRDGFRDRYEAELRAATGLPQLRSTPTTSAPSTQRRAPDQAVALGGDLKADTVVSPHERRSSEIISPKLQGEQPPTVKNSSSDTHISKTALKPAAHDANAGKGKGAGAPTFTLTSPHKAASEHPVQLPMILNSNSERAVAAALTDYLNQMPASSSAVVSTPLQATPAEVAGGFTNADLLSRSCGAVPPPQTSQITNPSTTRDKNRKRNVGLAETELHRPSSASISDDTEYAATIDSSKGEPAKHISDHPRASATLPPNGVLGSGGSHEPTREGEKTNASPPLPSHGVAESSMRVLLTTAAPGKDDGETAVLSHRPLKPASADKAAATAATAFSSPTLAATHGAPLAECLQGLPALSLHLPRHLQQERQTPAAEQPQSHTPLSAETSISSFHVCRRNPLAAASTENDDVSRGKANIEPAGSSVANPRRGLSNSSVSTAASETKKRKSARHKRDTSRLHDQAVGPVSGSASRRSVPGNASDVVAYRAGFASVVNSLKSTVSQSLSYILGQQQRQPLLSPDSRGVHAADPHLHGVGAGPSVPDSTHNRNADAAGPQLRKERRSKPLAASTHALQGSDQRHRQQSQPRLDGPLHPDGGASQRATATLMALSALRNVSLPPPTKSAGDADKSSYGHHTRSHTNNNGGETVSPVVGGDGNGTQTCIASRARRPIAVCAVHGNNRDSDELISTRRVQKKNAVATHGRTGNGAVGPISCTDSSTTSSYQATSIMYGAPYHPFTRASKMDGEVGGAPQRQTLRRPKKKIADSRGSGIANITSSIGPRHSLARARQIQHQPQLAKEDGGSGDGKTPQFNAAAAASPYTSS from the coding sequence ATGGAGGCCTACGAGATACTCGGCATCCTCGGCGAGGGCACCTACGGCGTGGTTGTCAAGGCCCGAAGCCGCGTAACGGGGAAGCTGGTCGCCATCAAGCGCTTTAAGCAGACAGAGCAGGATGAGCACGTCCGCAAGACCTCCTCCCGCGAAGTGCGCAtgctgcagcttctgcagcACCCCAACGTGATCCGCTTAGAGGACGTCTTCCGCAGGGAGGGTAAGCTCTACCTCGTGTTTGAGTTCATTGATCAAACGATCCTGCAGCTTCTGGAGAGCACCACGCGCGgtctccaccgccgcgaaCTGCGCCGCTACACCTACCAACTGCTGCGTGGTATCGAGTTCTGCCACAATCACAACGTCATACACCGCGACGTGAAGCCGGAAAATGTGCTCATCGACGAATCAGGACTGCTGAAGCTCTGCGACTTTGGCTTTGCTCGACAGACGTCGGCCAAAGGCAAGTACACAGACTACGTGGCAACGCGCTGGTACAGGGCGCCAGAGTTGCTCGTCGGAGACGTGGCCTACGGCAAGCCGGTGGACGTGTGGGCGCTAGGGTGCATGTTTGCGGAGCTCTCCGATGGGCAGCCACTCTTCCCCGGCGAGTCGGACCTAGACCAGCTATGCCTGATTATGCAGACCTGCGGGccagtgccgcagcgcctcgtttTCATCTTTATGCACAACCCGCTGTACAACGGCATCAGCTTCCCGCATACCGACATCCTGTACACGCTCAAGGAACGCTACCATCGCGAGTCGAACGACTGGCTCGAGTTCCTCAGCTCTTGTCTCCACACCGacccggcgcagcggctgacGTGCACGGAGCTCATGGAGCTCCCCTACTTCACGCGCGACGGCTTCCGAGATCGCTATGAAGCCGAGCTGCGGGCTGCAACGGGCCTGCCTCAGCTGCGGTCCACTCCTACGACGTCGGCGCCTTCGACACAGCGGCGTGCGCCGGATCAGGCAGTCGCCTTAGGAGGCGACCTCAAGGCAGACACCGTGGTGTCTCCACACGAGCGCCGCTCGAGTGAGATCATTTCACCGAAGCTGCAGGGAGAGCAACCGCCCACGGTCAAAAACAGCTCAAGCGACACACACATCTCGAAGACGGCGCTCAAGCCCGCCGCGCACGACGCCAACGCCGGCAAGGGCAAGGGAGCAGGTGCGCCAACGTTCACTTTGACGTCTCCACACAAGGCGGCGTCTGAGCATCCCGTGCAGCTGCCGATGATCCTCAACAGTAACTCGGAGAgggccgtcgctgcggcgctgacggaCTACTTGAATCAGATGCCCGCCTCTTCGAGCGCTGTGGTGTCGACACCATTACAGGCCACTCCAGCAGAGGTGGCCGGGGGCTTTACCAACGCTGATCTGCTCTCCCGCTCGTGTggggcggtgccgccaccgcagacATCGCAGATCACCAACCCATCAACTACGCGAGATAAAAATAGGAAGCGGAACGTCGGTTTAGCAGAGACCGAGCTACACCGACCCAGCAGCGCAAGCATCAGCGACGACACCGAGTACGCTGCGACGATAGACAGCAGCAAGGGTGAACCGGCCAAGCACATCAGCGACCATCCACGGGCATCGGCCACGCTTCCGCCCAACGGAGTTCTCGGTAGCGGCGGCTCTCACGAGCCGACGCGCGAAGGCGAAAAGACAAACGCGTCGCCACCGTTGCCGTCGCACGGGGTGGCAGAGAGCAGCATGCGGGTACTCCTGACAACCGCGGCACCAGGAAAGGATGATGgcgagacggcggtgctgagccACCGACCTTTGAAGCCGGCGTCAGCGGACAAagccgcggcaacggcggccacggcgtTTTCTTCGCCGACGCTCGCCGCTACCCACGGCGCCCCGCTGGCAGAGTGTCTGCAGGGCCTCCCCGCCCTGTCCCTGCACCTCCCGCGCCACTTGCAGCAGGAACGGCAGACACCAGCGGCCGAGCAGCCACAGTCGCACACCCCACTCTCCGCCGAGACCTCGATATCGTCTTTCCACGTCTGCAGGCGCAACCCACTTGCTGCAGCCTCGACGGAGAACGATGACGTTTCTCGTGGTAAGGCAAACATCGAGCCGGCTGGCTCGAGCGTCGCCAATCCACGCCGCGGCCTCTCGAACTCAAGTGTCTCCACAGCCGCCAGCGAAACAAAGAAGCGCAAGTCCGCCAGACACAAGAGAGACACGAGCCGTCTACACGACCAGGCAGTGGGGcccgtcagcggcagcgcatcgcgTCGCTCTGTCCCGGGGAACGCATCGGACGTGGTAGCTTACCGCGCGGGATTCGCCTCGGTGGTGAACTCTTTGAAGTCAACGGTGTCGCAATCGCTCTCTTATATCTTGGGtcaacagcaacggcagcccTTGCTGTCCCCGGACTCACGCGGGGTCCACGCTGCCGACCCGCACCTGCACGGCGTTGGTGCAGGCCCGAGCGTGCCTGATTCTACGCATAACCGCAACGCCGATGCAGCCGGCccacagctgcgcaaggAGCGGCGATCTAAACCGTTGGCTGCCTCAACACATGCTCTCCAGGGTAGTGAtcagcgccatcgccagcAGTCGCAGCCGCGACTGGACGGACCACTGCACCCTGACGGCGGTGCCTCTCAGCGCGCCACGGCCACCTTGATGGCTTTATCAGCACTTCGCAACGTCTCCTTGCCGCCACCGACCAAGTCCGCCGGCGATGCGGACAAGAGCAGCTACGGCcaccacacacgctcgcacaCCAACAACAACGGAGGCGAGACCGTAAGCCCCGTGGTCGGGGGggacggcaacggcaccCAAACGTGCATCGCAAGTCGCGCTCGGCGTCCTATAGCTGTGTGCGCGGTGCACGGCAACAACCGCGATAGCGACGAGCTGATCTCGACCCGCCGAGTGCAGAAGAAGAATGCCGTCGCGACACACGGCCGAACTGGCAACGGCGCTGTGGGGCCCATTAGCTGCACAGATAGCTCCACGACGTCTTCCTATCAAGCGACCAGCATCATGTATGGCGCGCCGTACCACCCCTTCACGAGGGCCTCAAAGATGGACGGTGAGGTGGGCGGAGccccgcagcggcagacccTGCGGAGGCCCAAAAAGAAGATTGccgacagccgcggcagcggcatcgctaACATAACGAGCAGCATTGGTCCCCGTCACTCGCTGGCACGTGCGCGACAGATACAGCACCAGCCGCAACTCGCGAAAGaggatggcggcagcggcgatggcaaAACGCCCCAGTTcaatgccgccgcagctgcatcTCCCTATACCAGCAGCTGA
- a CDS encoding putative glucosamine-6-phosphate isomerase, whose product MRIVISETADKVADYTSNYVIKSINDFKPTADRPFVLGLPTGETPMRTYQKLIVAYREGRVSFKNVITFNMDEYVGLPADHPESYHYFMKHNFFDYVDIPEQNRHILNGNAPDLIEECRQYEEKIRAVGGIQLFLAGIGTDGHLAFNEPGSSLYSRTRVKSLNAETMESNARFFGNDVSRVPTMALTVGLRTIMEAKVVLMIATGASKALAVARCVEGGITHMCTATMLQMHPAAVLCLDEDATLELKVRTTRYFKLLLNTEKALEERQSNMNRTYSKL is encoded by the coding sequence ATGCGGATCGTGATCTCCGAGACGGCGGACAAGGTGGCGGACTACACGTCTAATTACGTGATCAAGTCCATCAACGATTTCAAGCCGACGGCAGACCGGCCGTTTGTGCTTGGGCTTCCGACGGGCGAAACGCCGATGCGCACGTACCAGAAACTGATCGTTGCGTACCGCGAGGGCCGCGTTTCGTTCAAGAACGTGATCACGTTCAACATGGATGAGTACGTGGGGCTGCCAGCGGATCACCCGGAGAGCTACCACTACTTCATGAAGCACAACTTCTTTGATTACGTAGACATCCCCGAGCAGAACCGGCACATCCTGAACGGGAACGCGCCGGATCTGATCGAGGAGTGCCGCCAGTACGAGGAGAAGATCCGGGCTGTTGGCGGCATCCAACTGTTCCTCGCCGGGATCGGGACGGACGGACACCTTGCGTTCAACGAGCCTGGGAGCAGCCTCTACAGCCGCACGCGCGTCAAGAGCCTGAATGCGGAGACGATGGAGAGCAACGCGCGGTTCTTTGGCAACGACGTCTCGCGCGTGCCGACGATGGCGCTAACGGTTGGGCTGCGCACGATCATGGAGGCCAAGGTTGTGCTGATGATTGCCACTGGTGCCAGCAAGGCTCTCGCGGTTGCGCGGTGCGTGGAGGGCGGGATCACACACATGTGCACTGCAACGATGCTACAGATGCACCCCGCCGCGGTGCTGTGCCTTGACGAGGACGCGACCCTGGAGCTGAAGGTGCGGACGACGCGCTACTTCAAGTTGCTGCTGAACACGGAGAaagcgctggaggagcgccaGAGCAACATGAATCGTACCTATTCGAAGCTGTAG
- a CDS encoding putative chaperonin alpha subunit encodes MQPKQKAALGINGTRTSGIAVRRENVTAALAVANVVKSSLGPIGLDKMLVDDVGDVLVTNDGATILKSLDVEHPAARLLVDLAQLQDKEIGDGTTSVVILAAELLKRAQELVSQGIHATSIIAGYKLAMREALRYLNDNLSCAVDSLGKDVLLNVARTSMSSKILNNDADLFAKIVVDAIMSVKTVNDFGDVIYPRKAVSILLQHGRSLHESRLVQGFAMNLSRAAQGMPTSVKDAKIALVDFDLRAVKMKLGINITITDPSKAEAIRQRELDITKERIQKMIAAGANVIMTTWGIEDSMMKYMVDNNVLGVRRVKKDDIRRIARTTGAQVVHTMSDLEGEEVFDPKWLGRSEKVYEERIGDDDCIVIAGTSNAVCATIVCRGANYFMLEEMERALNDALWAVARTCDASCVVAGGGSVETAVSVYLDNFARTLSSREQLAVAEYAEALLVIPKVLALNAALDATDLVAKLRVEHTQAQSSGQQTEARFTGLDLHNGTLRNNIKAGVLEPKPSKIKSLQFATEAAVTVLRIDDCVRLNPDEEDQQR; translated from the coding sequence ATGCAGCCGAAGCAGAAGGCAGCTCTTGGCATCAACGGCACCCgcaccagcggcatcgccgttCGCCGCGAGAACGTGACGGCCGCGTTGGCCGTGGCAAATGTCGTGAAGTCGTCGCTGGGCCCTATCGGTCTGGACAAGATGCTTGTGGACGACGTCGGTGATGTGCTGGTGACGAACGACGGTGCGACGATCCTGAAGAGTCTCGACGTGGAGCACCCAGCCGCGCGCCTACTGGTTGATCTGGCCCAGCTCCAGGACAAGGAGATTGGCGACGGAACCACCTCTGTCGTGATTCTtgctgcggagctgctgaagcgggCCCAGGAACTCGTGTCGCAGGGCATCCACGCGACAAGCATCATTGCCGGCTACAAGCTTGCCATGCGCGAGGCACTGCGCTACCTAAACGACAATctcagctgcgccgtggACAGTCTTGGCAAGGATGTGCTGCTGAACGtcgcgcgcacctccatGTCGAGCAAGATTCTGAACAACGACGCGGATCTGTTTGCGAAGATCGTGGTTGATGCTATCATGTCTGTCAAGACGGTGAACGACTTTGGTGATGTCATCTACCCTCGTAAGGCGGTGTCGattctgctgcagcacggcaggAGCCTGCACGAGTCACGGCTGGTGCAGGGCTTTGCGATGAACCTCTCTCGTGCCGCACAGGGCATGCCGACCTCGGTGAAGGATGCTAAGATTGCTCTCGTCGACTTCGACCTGCGGGCTGTCAAGATGAAGCTCGGCATCAACATCACCATCACGGACCCCTCCAAGGCAGAGGCGATCCGCCAGCGTGAGCTCGACATCACGAAGGAGCGCATTCAGAAGATGATCGCGGCCGGCGCCAACGTCATTATGACGACGTGGGGCATCGAGGATAGCATGATGAAGTACATGGTGGACAACAACGTGCTTGGCGTGCGCCGTGTCAAGAAGGATGACatccgccgcatcgccaGGACTACCGGCGCGCAGGTGGTGCACACCATGTCCGACctcgagggcgaggaggtctTCGACCCCAAGTGGCTCGGTCGGTCGGAGAAGGTGTACGAGGAGCGCATTGGCGACGATGACTGCATCGTTATTGCTGGCACCTCGAACGCCGTGTGTGCCACCAtcgtctgccgcggcgcgAACTACTTCATGCTAGAGGAGATGGAGCGCGCGCTGAACGACGCACTGTGGGCtgtggcgcgcacgtgtgaCGCCAGCTGCGTCGttgctggcggcggctccgtggagacggcggtgtcggTGTACCTGGACAACTTTGCCCGCACACTGAGCTcacgcgagcagctggcggtgGCCGAGTACGCCGAGGCACTGCTCGTCATACCgaaggtgctggcgctgaATGCTGCCCTCGATGCCACGGACCTCGTTGCGAAGCTTCGTGTcgagcacacgcaggcacagaGCAGCGGCCAGCAGACGGAGGCGCGCTTTACCGGACTGGATCTGCACAACGGCACGCTACGCAACAACATCAAGGCGGGTGTGCTGGAGCCAAAGCCTAGCAAGATCAAGTCCCTGCAGTtcgcgacggaggcggctgTGACGGTGCTGCGTATCGACGACTGCGTTCGCCTCAACCCTGATGAGGAGGACCAGCAGCGCTGA